A window of the Yersinia rochesterensis genome harbors these coding sequences:
- a CDS encoding extracellular solute-binding protein: MLLRLYAALTLSVLSFGLQAETIKEGSSFAILGEPKYSSDFSHFDYVNPAAPKGGDITLSAIGTFDNFNRYALRGNPAVRTERLYDSLFSTSDDEIGSYYPLIAESARFAPDFHWIEVDINPRARFHDGKPITAQDVAFTFNKFMTEGVPQFRIVYKGVQVKAISRLTVRFEFPEPNKDKMLGLFGLPVMPEHFWKDHKLSEPLSKPPVSSGPYRIGKYKMGQFITYERVRDYWAANLPVNRGQYNFDTIRYDYYLDDKVALEAFKAGAFDFREETSPKSWATQYVGGNFAKNYIVKQDILDNSAQNTRWLAFNVQRPIFSDRRVREALTLAFDFDWMNKAFYFNSYQRTNSFFQNTEYAAKGYPNSAELAWLAPLKGKIPPEVFTQIYQPPQTDGSGNARDNLLKARELLSEAGWEVKNQQLINSKTGKPFVFELLLLSGSNFQYVQPFKHNLQRLGITMNIREVDSSQFVNRLRSRDYDMIPTVYSAFPYPSPNLQILWSSAYIDSSYNASGIKDPAIDQLIEQIVKHQEQPEALLSLGRALDRVLTWNYLMIPMWYSNHARFAYWDKFSMPADRPTYSLGFDSWWLDVNKAGRLPTEHH; the protein is encoded by the coding sequence ATGTTGTTACGCCTATATGCTGCCTTGACGCTATCAGTCCTGAGCTTTGGTCTGCAAGCTGAAACCATTAAAGAAGGTAGCTCTTTTGCCATATTGGGCGAACCGAAATACTCATCAGATTTTAGCCATTTTGATTATGTCAATCCGGCAGCCCCTAAAGGCGGAGATATCACGCTCTCTGCGATTGGTACCTTTGATAACTTCAACCGGTATGCGCTGCGTGGCAACCCGGCAGTACGCACTGAGCGGCTGTATGACTCATTGTTCTCTACTTCGGACGATGAGATTGGCAGTTATTATCCTTTAATTGCCGAATCAGCGCGTTTTGCCCCCGACTTTCACTGGATTGAAGTCGATATTAATCCTCGCGCTCGTTTTCATGATGGTAAACCCATTACTGCTCAAGATGTGGCATTCACTTTCAATAAATTCATGACCGAAGGTGTCCCACAATTTCGAATTGTTTATAAAGGCGTGCAAGTAAAAGCGATTTCGCGCCTGACTGTGCGTTTTGAATTCCCAGAACCGAATAAAGATAAGATGCTGGGCCTATTTGGTTTACCGGTAATGCCTGAGCATTTCTGGAAAGACCATAAACTCAGTGAACCGCTGAGTAAACCGCCAGTGAGCAGCGGCCCCTATCGTATTGGCAAATATAAGATGGGCCAATTTATTACTTATGAGCGGGTCAGAGACTATTGGGCAGCCAACTTACCGGTCAATCGTGGGCAGTATAATTTTGACACCATCCGTTATGATTATTATTTAGACGATAAAGTCGCGCTGGAAGCATTTAAAGCCGGTGCCTTTGATTTCCGTGAAGAAACATCACCAAAAAGCTGGGCGACACAATATGTGGGCGGCAACTTTGCGAAAAATTATATCGTCAAACAGGATATCCTCGATAACTCTGCGCAGAACACCCGCTGGCTGGCATTTAATGTCCAGCGCCCTATTTTTAGCGACCGCCGAGTTCGTGAAGCACTGACATTAGCCTTTGATTTTGACTGGATGAATAAAGCTTTTTATTTCAATAGTTATCAGCGCACTAATAGTTTCTTCCAGAACACTGAATATGCCGCTAAAGGTTATCCGAACAGCGCGGAATTAGCGTGGCTGGCTCCGCTAAAAGGTAAAATACCGCCGGAAGTTTTCACACAAATTTATCAGCCTCCTCAAACTGACGGCAGCGGTAACGCGCGGGATAATCTATTAAAAGCACGCGAATTGCTGAGTGAAGCGGGTTGGGAAGTGAAAAATCAGCAATTAATCAACAGCAAAACGGGCAAACCTTTTGTCTTTGAGTTGCTGTTACTCAGCGGCAGTAACTTCCAATACGTTCAGCCGTTTAAGCATAATTTGCAACGTTTGGGGATAACCATGAATATCCGCGAGGTGGACAGCTCTCAATTTGTTAACCGCCTGCGCAGCCGAGATTACGATATGATCCCGACGGTTTATAGCGCTTTCCCTTACCCTAGCCCAAATCTGCAAATTTTGTGGAGTTCGGCTTATATTGATTCCAGCTATAACGCCTCGGGTATTAAAGATCCGGCTATCGACCAATTGATTGAACAGATTGTTAAACATCAGGAACAGCCAGAAGCATTGCTGTCTCTTGGCCGTGCACTGGATCGCGTGTTGACCTGGAATTATTTGATGATCCCAATGTGGTATTCCAACCATGCTCGTTTTGCTTATTGGGATAAGTTTTCGATGCCAGCGGACAGGCCCACATATTCGCTCGGCTTTGATAGCTGGTGGTTGGATGTCAACAAGGCAGGTCGCCTGCCAACAGAACATCATTAG
- a CDS encoding microcin C ABC transporter permease YejB → MGAYLLRRLLLVIPTLWAIITINFFIVQIAPGGPVDQAIANIELGHSSGYSTGGGDGGLGGAKVGLNAAQVGDSNYRGSRGLDPEVIAEIKQRFGFDKPLHQRYFDMLWSYARFDFGDSLFRGESVMSLIKHSLPVSISLGLWSTLIIYLVSIPLGIKKAVRNGSAFDTWSSTLIIIGYAIPSFLFAILLVVLFSGGSYFDLFPLRGLVSSNWDTLPWYGKITDYLWHITLPVLATVIGGFATLTMLTKNSFLDEIRKQYVVTARAKGLPEEKILYRHVFRNAMLLVIAGFPATFISMFFTGSLLIEVMFSLNGLGLLGYDATLQRDYPVMFGTLYIFTLIGLLLNILSDITYTLVDPRIDFEGRQ, encoded by the coding sequence GTGGGCGCATATCTATTACGGCGATTGTTGCTGGTCATTCCCACCTTGTGGGCAATTATTACTATTAACTTTTTCATTGTACAAATCGCCCCAGGTGGCCCGGTAGATCAGGCGATAGCCAACATTGAACTGGGTCATTCCAGCGGATATAGCACCGGTGGTGGTGATGGCGGATTAGGTGGTGCGAAAGTCGGGTTGAATGCGGCGCAAGTTGGGGACAGTAACTATCGCGGTTCTCGAGGGTTAGACCCGGAAGTTATTGCCGAAATCAAACAGCGCTTTGGCTTTGACAAGCCGCTACATCAGCGCTATTTCGATATGCTCTGGAGCTATGCGCGCTTTGATTTTGGTGACAGCCTGTTTCGCGGCGAATCTGTCATGTCATTGATAAAACATAGCCTGCCGGTATCTATCTCACTTGGGCTATGGAGCACGCTGATTATTTATCTGGTTTCCATTCCTTTGGGGATTAAAAAGGCGGTGCGTAATGGCTCGGCTTTTGATACCTGGAGCAGTACCTTAATTATTATTGGCTATGCCATTCCTTCGTTTTTATTCGCCATTTTACTGGTGGTGCTGTTCTCCGGCGGCAGTTATTTCGATCTATTCCCACTGCGCGGGCTGGTATCAAGCAACTGGGATACCCTGCCGTGGTACGGCAAAATAACCGACTATTTGTGGCACATCACGTTACCGGTGCTGGCTACTGTGATTGGTGGTTTTGCTACACTCACCATGCTGACCAAAAACTCGTTTCTGGACGAAATCCGCAAACAATATGTGGTCACCGCCCGCGCCAAAGGCTTACCTGAAGAAAAAATCCTTTACCGCCATGTATTTCGCAATGCCATGTTGCTGGTGATTGCGGGCTTCCCCGCGACATTTATCAGTATGTTTTTCACCGGGTCATTGTTGATCGAAGTGATGTTTTCACTGAATGGTTTAGGGTTGTTGGGTTATGACGCCACCTTGCAACGAGATTATCCGGTGATGTTTGGCACTCTTTATATTTTTACTCTGATTGGTTTACTGCTGAATATCCTCAGCGATATCACCTACACCTTGGTTGACCCACGGATTGATTTTGAGGGCCGCCAATGA
- a CDS encoding ABC transporter permease, producing the protein MKRLSAINQARWARFRQNRRGYWSLWIFLTLFIISLFAELIANDKPLLVSYQGKFYMPFMVNYTESTFGGILTTAADYQDPYVIGRIKDNGWAIWAPIRFSNNTINFATDVPFPSPPSRTNLLGTDSTGGDVLAKVIYGFRISLLFGLTLTLFSSVIGICAGAIQGYYGGRVDLWGQRFIEVWSGMPTLFLVILLSSIVQPNFWWLLAITVIFGWMGLVGVVRAEFLRTRNYDYIRAARAMGVRDRVIMSRHMLPNAMVATLTFLPFILCGSITTLTSLDFLGFGLPMGSPSLGGLLLEGKNNLQAPWLGITAFLVLAVLLSLLIFIGEAVRDAFDPSKVY; encoded by the coding sequence ATGAAACGGCTAAGTGCTATTAATCAGGCCCGCTGGGCGCGTTTTCGCCAAAACCGCCGTGGCTATTGGTCACTGTGGATCTTCCTGACACTGTTTATTATCAGCCTGTTTGCCGAGTTAATTGCTAACGACAAACCGCTGCTGGTGAGCTATCAGGGCAAATTTTACATGCCCTTTATGGTTAATTACACCGAATCAACCTTTGGTGGCATTTTAACCACGGCCGCTGATTATCAAGACCCGTATGTGATTGGCCGCATTAAAGATAATGGCTGGGCGATTTGGGCACCCATCCGCTTTAGTAATAACACCATTAATTTCGCAACCGATGTGCCCTTCCCCTCGCCCCCCAGCCGCACTAATTTGCTCGGCACTGACAGCACTGGCGGCGATGTATTGGCCAAAGTTATTTATGGCTTTCGTATCTCACTGTTATTTGGCCTAACGTTAACCTTATTTTCTAGTGTGATTGGCATTTGTGCCGGGGCAATTCAGGGTTATTACGGCGGTAGAGTTGATTTATGGGGCCAGCGATTTATTGAAGTCTGGTCTGGTATGCCGACCCTATTTTTAGTGATTTTACTGTCCAGTATTGTACAGCCGAATTTCTGGTGGTTATTAGCCATCACCGTCATATTCGGCTGGATGGGGCTGGTCGGTGTGGTTCGGGCTGAGTTTCTGCGCACCCGAAATTATGACTATATCCGCGCAGCGAGGGCCATGGGAGTGCGTGACCGCGTGATTATGTCGCGCCATATGCTGCCCAATGCCATGGTGGCTACCCTGACCTTCTTACCCTTTATTCTATGCGGCTCGATAACCACTCTCACCTCACTGGATTTCCTCGGTTTCGGCTTGCCAATGGGGTCGCCATCATTAGGCGGGTTATTATTGGAGGGCAAAAATAACCTTCAAGCTCCCTGGCTCGGCATCACCGCATTCCTGGTGTTGGCCGTGCTGTTATCTCTGTTGATCTTTATCGGCGAAGCAGTGCGTGACGCCTTTGACCCAAGTAAGGTGTACTGA
- the yejF gene encoding microcin C ABC transporter ATP-binding protein YejF translates to MATSPLLDIQNLSVAFRQAGVDRQVVSNLSLQIESGETLALVGESGSGKSVTALSILRLLPSPPVVYPSGDILFAGKSLLHADEPTLRAIRGDKISMIFQEPMVSLNPLHTIEKQLAEVLSLHRGMRREAARAEIIQCLDRVGIRNAKGRLADFPHQLSGGERQRVMIAMAVLTQPKLLIADEPTTALDVSVQAQILSLLKELKQEMGMSLLFITHNLNIVRRLADNVAVMREGRVVEHNTRQALFSAPQHTYTRQLLDAEPQGDPLPLQSDQQPLLEVKGLQVAFAIKRGLLRRTVAHHYALKDLSFVLKPGESLGLVGESGSGKSTTGLALLRLLPSKGEIWFSGQPLHNLSPKQMLPYRSRIQVVFQDPYSALNPRLNIQQIIAEGLEVHQKLSAVHREQRVIKAMEEVGLDPVSRYRYPTEFSGGQRQRIAIARALILQPQLLILDEPTSSLDKSVQAQILALLKSLQQRYQLSYLFISHDLQVVRSLCHQVIVLKQGEVVEQGDCQAIFAAPKQQYTQQLLQFSD, encoded by the coding sequence ATGGCGACTTCTCCACTTCTGGACATTCAAAATCTCAGTGTTGCATTTCGCCAAGCGGGAGTTGATCGCCAGGTCGTCAGCAACCTTTCGTTGCAAATAGAGAGCGGTGAGACACTGGCTTTAGTGGGGGAATCTGGTTCGGGCAAGAGTGTTACCGCCCTGTCGATATTGCGTCTGCTGCCCTCGCCACCGGTCGTTTACCCCAGCGGCGATATTCTGTTTGCCGGAAAATCACTGTTACATGCCGATGAGCCGACATTACGCGCCATTCGCGGTGATAAGATTTCTATGATTTTCCAAGAGCCAATGGTGTCTTTAAACCCCTTGCATACTATTGAGAAACAGCTGGCAGAAGTGCTGTCACTGCACCGCGGTATGCGCCGGGAAGCCGCCAGAGCTGAAATTATTCAGTGCCTTGATCGGGTGGGTATTCGCAATGCCAAAGGCCGATTAGCGGATTTCCCACATCAGCTTTCCGGTGGAGAACGCCAGCGCGTGATGATTGCCATGGCCGTCCTGACCCAGCCCAAATTACTGATTGCCGATGAACCCACCACCGCGCTGGATGTTTCGGTGCAAGCTCAGATTTTGAGTTTGCTGAAAGAGTTAAAACAAGAGATGGGCATGAGCTTGCTGTTTATCACCCATAATCTGAATATCGTCCGCCGGCTGGCCGATAACGTAGCCGTGATGCGTGAGGGGCGCGTAGTTGAGCACAATACCCGCCAGGCGCTGTTTAGCGCACCACAGCATACTTATACTCGCCAATTATTAGACGCCGAGCCACAGGGTGACCCACTGCCGCTCCAGAGTGACCAGCAACCGTTGCTTGAAGTCAAAGGGCTACAAGTCGCTTTTGCGATTAAACGTGGCCTATTGCGCCGCACTGTCGCGCATCACTATGCCCTGAAAGATCTCAGCTTTGTGTTAAAGCCCGGTGAAAGTTTAGGTTTGGTGGGGGAATCCGGCTCGGGGAAAAGCACTACCGGCTTAGCTTTACTGCGCTTGTTGCCCTCTAAAGGGGAGATTTGGTTTAGTGGCCAGCCGCTACACAACCTCTCGCCCAAACAAATGCTACCTTATCGCAGCCGAATTCAGGTGGTTTTCCAAGACCCGTACTCAGCGCTAAACCCGCGCTTGAATATTCAGCAGATCATTGCTGAAGGGCTGGAAGTGCATCAGAAACTCAGTGCTGTGCATCGCGAGCAGCGCGTGATTAAGGCGATGGAAGAAGTCGGGTTGGATCCAGTCAGCCGCTATAGATATCCGACTGAGTTCTCCGGTGGCCAGCGCCAGCGCATTGCTATTGCACGGGCACTTATCCTGCAACCTCAGTTACTTATCCTCGATGAGCCAACCTCATCACTGGATAAATCGGTACAAGCGCAAATTCTGGCTTTGCTGAAATCCCTTCAGCAGCGCTACCAACTCAGTTACCTGTTTATCAGCCATGACTTGCAAGTGGTGCGGTCACTCTGCCACCAAGTGATTGTGTTGAAACAGGGGGAAGTGGTGGAGCAAGGTGACTGTCAGGCTATCTTTGCCGCGCCAAAACAGCAATATACCCAACAATTATTGCAATTTTCTGACTAA
- a CDS encoding YejG family protein, which translates to MNNIQLSVVHRLPQSYRWLSGFIGVKVEPIPLTAIDDSNNDLMGLKLLSHDGAHAQIIMQRLHLSLQEIQVDSAIVEWEGEPCLFVHRQDESATMCRLKDVGVAIAETMTALYPF; encoded by the coding sequence GTGAATAATATCCAACTTTCGGTGGTACATCGTCTGCCGCAAAGTTACCGCTGGCTATCGGGATTTATCGGCGTAAAAGTTGAACCGATACCATTGACGGCGATAGACGATAGCAATAATGACCTCATGGGACTGAAGTTACTGAGCCATGATGGCGCTCATGCGCAAATTATCATGCAGCGGCTTCATCTCTCACTGCAAGAGATTCAAGTGGACTCCGCGATTGTGGAATGGGAAGGCGAGCCTTGCCTGTTTGTTCATCGTCAGGATGAAAGTGCCACTATGTGCCGCTTGAAAGATGTTGGGGTGGCGATTGCCGAGACCATGACAGCACTTTATCCCTTCTGA
- a CDS encoding Bcr/CflA family multidrug efflux MFS transporter, with amino-acid sequence MHASNQNEATNRTSHVGLIFILGLLSMLMPLAIDMYLPSMPIIAQQFGVESGAVQMTLSAYVLGFAIGQMFYGPMADSIGRKPVIFWGTLIFALAGMACAMAQSIEQLINLRFLHGLSAAAASVVINALMRDMFTKDDFSRMMSFVVLVMTIAPLLAPIIGGALLVWFSWHAIFWTMAGAALVGAILVALFIKETLPKEKRQKFHLRTTIGNFGALFRHKQVLSYMLASGFSFAGMFSFLSAGPFVYIDLNGVSPQNFGYYFALNIVFLFLMTLINSRNVRRFGALKMFRFGLWVQFVMGIWLLVVCATGLGFWALVLGVAAYVGCIAMITSNAMAVILDDFPHMAGTASSLAGTLRFGIGAIVGTLLSMAPSRSAWPMVSSMAFCIIAAMLLYFYASRPHKNAVK; translated from the coding sequence GTGCATGCCAGTAATCAAAATGAAGCGACAAACCGGACATCCCACGTTGGTTTGATCTTTATCCTGGGCTTGTTATCAATGCTGATGCCTTTGGCAATTGATATGTATCTGCCCAGTATGCCGATCATTGCACAGCAATTTGGTGTAGAAAGTGGCGCAGTACAGATGACGCTAAGCGCCTATGTGCTGGGGTTTGCCATCGGACAAATGTTTTATGGGCCCATGGCGGATAGCATCGGGCGCAAGCCGGTCATTTTCTGGGGAACGCTCATCTTTGCACTGGCAGGAATGGCCTGTGCTATGGCGCAATCAATCGAGCAACTGATTAATTTGCGTTTCTTGCACGGCTTATCAGCTGCCGCCGCCAGTGTTGTGATTAATGCATTGATGCGGGACATGTTCACCAAAGATGATTTCTCGCGCATGATGTCTTTTGTGGTCTTGGTGATGACAATCGCGCCGTTGCTGGCACCCATTATCGGCGGCGCGTTGCTGGTGTGGTTTAGCTGGCATGCCATTTTCTGGACGATGGCGGGAGCCGCATTGGTGGGGGCGATATTGGTTGCGTTGTTTATCAAAGAAACCTTGCCGAAGGAGAAACGGCAGAAGTTTCATTTGCGCACCACTATCGGCAATTTTGGCGCTTTATTCCGCCACAAGCAAGTTCTGAGCTATATGCTGGCCAGCGGTTTTTCTTTTGCAGGTATGTTCTCATTCCTCAGCGCCGGGCCGTTTGTTTATATTGATTTAAATGGAGTTTCTCCGCAGAACTTTGGCTATTACTTTGCGCTGAATATTGTTTTCTTATTCTTGATGACATTGATCAACAGCCGCAATGTTCGCCGCTTCGGGGCACTGAAAATGTTCCGTTTTGGTCTGTGGGTACAATTTGTGATGGGCATCTGGCTGCTGGTGGTGTGCGCCACCGGGTTAGGGTTCTGGGCGCTGGTACTGGGCGTCGCGGCTTATGTGGGCTGTATCGCGATGATTACCTCGAATGCCATGGCCGTCATTTTGGATGATTTCCCACATATGGCGGGGACGGCATCTTCTTTGGCGGGGACTTTACGTTTTGGTATCGGTGCGATAGTGGGGACGCTGTTGTCGATGGCACCATCGCGTAGCGCCTGGCCGATGGTCAGCTCAATGGCATTTTGTATTATCGCCGCCATGCTGTTGTATTTTTATGCCAGCCGACCACATAAAAATGCGGTGAAATAA
- the rsuA gene encoding 16S rRNA pseudouridine(516) synthase RsuA has translation MRLDKFLSQQLGVSRALVARELRAKRVTVDGEIVKSGAIKLTPEQDVRFDGNPLQQTVGPRYFMLNKPQGYVCSTEDPDHPTVLYFLDEPVAYKLHAAGRLDIDTTGLVLMTDDGQWSHRITSPRHHCEKTYLVTLEHPVADDTAQQFTDGVQLHNEKSLTKPAQLEVIEPQLVRLTISEGRYHQVKRMFGAVGNRVLELHRERIGDIKLDDDLAPGEYRPLTAEEIASVGAPHL, from the coding sequence ATGCGATTGGACAAGTTTTTATCTCAGCAATTAGGGGTTAGCCGGGCGTTGGTCGCGCGCGAGCTACGGGCAAAACGCGTCACTGTTGATGGCGAAATAGTCAAAAGTGGTGCCATTAAGCTGACGCCAGAACAAGACGTGAGATTTGATGGCAACCCATTACAACAGACAGTTGGCCCACGTTATTTTATGCTGAACAAACCGCAGGGTTATGTGTGTTCAACAGAAGACCCGGATCACCCAACCGTGCTGTATTTCCTTGATGAACCCGTGGCTTATAAGCTTCACGCGGCAGGGCGGTTAGACATCGACACCACCGGGCTGGTGCTGATGACCGACGATGGTCAATGGTCGCACCGCATTACCTCTCCACGCCATCATTGCGAAAAAACCTATTTGGTGACACTGGAACACCCGGTTGCTGATGATACGGCGCAGCAGTTTACTGACGGCGTACAGTTGCATAACGAAAAATCATTGACGAAACCGGCGCAGCTTGAAGTTATCGAGCCTCAGCTAGTGCGTTTGACTATCAGTGAAGGGCGCTACCATCAGGTAAAACGCATGTTTGGTGCGGTCGGAAATCGTGTGCTGGAACTGCATCGTGAACGTATTGGCGACATCAAACTTGATGATGATTTAGCACCCGGTGAGTATCGCCCACTGACTGCCGAAGAAATTGCGAGTGTCGGCGCTCCTCATCTGTAA
- a CDS encoding DEAD/DEAH box helicase → MAFTLRPYQQEAVDATLAYFRRHTEPALIVLPTGAGKSLVIAELAKLARGRVLVLAHVKELVAQNHAKYCAYGLEADGLEADIFAAGLQQRQSEGKVVFGSVQSVARNLSLFDSAFSLLIIDECHRISDADDSQYQQIIQHLRTTNPRLRLLGLTATPYRLGKGWIYQFHYHGITRGDGKSLFRDCIYELPLRYMIKHGFLVPPERLDMPVVQYDFSRLTSNSDGMFREADLDRELKQQQRITPHIVSQIVEYAAHRRGVMIFAATVEHAKEVYGLLPKGQAALVSAGTPPAERDALITAFKQQKLHYLVNVAVLTTGFDAPHVDLIAILRPTESVSLYQQIVGRGLRLSPGKEDCLILDYAGNPHDLFTPEVGTSKPHTGSQPVQVFCPDCGFANIFWGKCTESGEIIEHYGRRCQGWFEDDDGARAQCDYRFRFKSCPHCGAENDIAARRCHQCQEVLVDPDDMLKAALKLKDALVLRCGGMSLESGQDVKGEWLKITYYDEDGTDTSERFRLTTAAQRMAFEQVFLRPHQRAPGVTLKWQTAADIIAQQALLRYPDFVVARRRGQWWQIREKVFDYQGRFRRADSLA, encoded by the coding sequence ATGGCTTTTACACTACGCCCTTATCAACAAGAAGCGGTGGATGCGACGCTAGCTTATTTTCGTCGCCATACCGAACCGGCGCTCATTGTCTTACCCACTGGCGCAGGTAAAAGTCTGGTTATTGCTGAATTAGCAAAACTGGCGCGTGGGCGTGTTTTGGTACTAGCGCATGTCAAAGAACTGGTGGCGCAAAATCATGCCAAATATTGTGCTTATGGTTTAGAAGCAGACGGTTTAGAGGCCGATATTTTTGCCGCTGGCCTGCAACAACGCCAAAGTGAGGGGAAAGTGGTTTTTGGCAGTGTGCAATCCGTGGCACGGAATCTGTCACTGTTTGATAGTGCCTTTTCGCTGCTCATTATCGATGAATGTCATCGAATCAGTGACGCAGATGACAGCCAATATCAGCAAATTATTCAGCATTTACGCACGACTAACCCGCGTTTACGTTTGCTGGGACTGACGGCGACCCCTTACCGCTTGGGCAAAGGCTGGATTTACCAATTCCACTATCACGGTATCACTCGAGGTGATGGGAAATCCCTATTCCGCGATTGTATTTATGAATTGCCCCTGCGTTATATGATTAAGCACGGTTTTCTGGTGCCACCGGAGCGGCTGGATATGCCGGTCGTGCAATATGATTTCAGTCGGTTGACCAGCAATAGCGACGGCATGTTCCGTGAAGCGGATTTAGACCGCGAGCTTAAACAGCAGCAAAGAATCACCCCACATATTGTTAGTCAGATAGTTGAATATGCCGCCCATCGCCGTGGCGTGATGATTTTTGCCGCCACTGTCGAACATGCCAAAGAAGTCTACGGGCTACTCCCCAAAGGCCAGGCGGCGCTGGTGAGTGCCGGAACGCCCCCCGCCGAGCGGGATGCTTTAATCACTGCTTTTAAGCAGCAGAAATTACATTATTTGGTGAATGTGGCGGTCTTAACGACCGGTTTTGATGCCCCACATGTTGATTTGATTGCAATTCTTCGCCCAACCGAATCCGTCAGCTTGTATCAACAAATTGTTGGGCGCGGCTTGCGGCTCTCGCCGGGCAAAGAAGATTGTCTGATTCTGGATTATGCCGGCAATCCCCACGACCTTTTCACCCCAGAAGTGGGTACCAGCAAACCCCACACCGGCAGCCAGCCAGTACAAGTCTTTTGCCCAGACTGCGGTTTTGCCAATATTTTCTGGGGAAAATGCACCGAATCCGGCGAGATTATTGAGCATTATGGCCGCCGCTGTCAGGGCTGGTTTGAAGATGATGATGGCGCACGAGCCCAATGTGATTACCGCTTCCGCTTTAAATCCTGCCCACATTGCGGGGCGGAAAATGATATTGCCGCCCGCCGCTGTCATCAGTGTCAGGAGGTGCTGGTCGACCCCGATGATATGCTGAAAGCTGCCCTGAAATTAAAGGACGCGCTGGTATTGCGTTGCGGTGGAATGAGTTTGGAAAGTGGCCAGGATGTAAAAGGCGAATGGCTAAAAATCACTTATTACGACGAAGATGGCACCGATACCAGTGAGCGTTTTCGCTTAACTACCGCCGCCCAGCGGATGGCATTTGAGCAAGTTTTCCTGCGCCCTCATCAACGGGCGCCTGGGGTTACACTGAAATGGCAAACTGCCGCCGATATCATCGCTCAGCAGGCGCTACTGCGTTATCCGGATTTTGTGGTCGCCCGCCGCCGTGGACAATGGTGGCAAATCAGGGAAAAGGTTTTCGATTATCAGGGACGTTTTAGGCGGGCTGACTCTCTCGCCTAA
- the rplY gene encoding 50S ribosomal protein L25, with translation MTTINVEVRNDQGKGASRRLRAANKFPAIIYGGSEAAIAITLDHDTTKNLELKPGFYDSVLTLVVDGKETKVKVQAVQRHAFKPKLTHIDFVRV, from the coding sequence ATGACCACTATCAATGTAGAAGTACGAAACGACCAGGGTAAGGGTGCGAGCCGCCGCCTGCGTGCAGCAAATAAATTTCCGGCAATCATTTACGGTGGTTCAGAGGCAGCAATCGCTATCACTCTTGATCATGACACCACCAAGAACCTTGAATTGAAACCGGGCTTTTATGATTCAGTACTGACTTTGGTTGTCGACGGTAAAGAAACCAAAGTTAAAGTACAGGCTGTTCAGCGTCACGCTTTCAAGCCAAAACTGACTCATATCGACTTCGTTCGCGTTTAA